Proteins encoded by one window of Candidatus Curtissbacteria bacterium:
- a CDS encoding sugar transferase has product MLYNTLKRALDIFGSSVALIIFSPIIILVVILIKLNSKGPIFYTPTRVGRDGKPFGMLKFRSMKMYEIDGKLVHAEKYLRSNPKLMKEYQRNSYKLKNDPRITPIGKFLRRFSFDELPQLINVLKGDMSLVGPRAYQEDELEHQQRVYPETVKYVKIILERRPGASGPWQVEGRSFINFDKRVKMDAEYIKRKSIAYDIWIIIKTPISMITGKGAI; this is encoded by the coding sequence ATGCTATACAATACACTCAAACGTGCCCTTGATATTTTTGGCAGTTCAGTCGCGCTGATCATTTTTTCTCCCATAATTATTCTTGTTGTGATACTAATTAAGCTCAATTCTAAAGGCCCTATATTCTACACACCGACAAGAGTCGGACGAGATGGCAAACCCTTCGGCATGTTGAAATTCAGAAGCATGAAAATGTACGAGATTGACGGCAAATTAGTTCATGCTGAAAAGTACTTAAGATCTAACCCCAAACTTATGAAAGAGTATCAAAGAAACAGCTACAAACTCAAAAACGACCCAAGGATTACACCTATCGGTAAATTTTTAAGAAGATTTTCCTTTGATGAGCTCCCGCAACTTATAAACGTTTTAAAGGGCGATATGTCGCTCGTTGGACCAAGAGCTTATCAAGAGGACGAGCTTGAACACCAACAAAGGGTATACCCCGAAACCGTCAAATACGTTAAAATAATCCTAGAGAGAAGGCCCGGCGCCTCTGGTCCTTGGCAGGTCGAGGGACGTTCTTTTATTAACTTTGACAAACGGGTAAAAATGGACGCCGAATATATTAAAAGAAAGTCCATAGCGTACGATATTTGGATCATTATAAAAACTCCCATTTCGATGATTACCGGAAAAGGCGCTATATGA
- a CDS encoding DUF4012 domain-containing protein — protein sequence MRRRLTIIILLVVVILGIFAILTAISARRAAKTARQAVSALQLQDLDASKAYLKDAKSQFQTTQKFLIVFTPLRVIPLVGWYVADAQRGVNAAVHGMDAAITLTDAITPYADVLGLKGEGTFLGGTAQERLASAVETLSLVSPQLDQVGEDLQKARKDVDKIEPWRYPNFLPGRPGEKVALARTTVDQLESLIVDTKPLLEVLPQIMGQDAERKYLVLFQNDKELRPTGGFITAYAVFRVNKGLIESEASDDIYKLDNTLLKRIPAPAPIQQYLNVNTLNLRDSNLSPDYKLSMNEFKTLYDSTSDPKEIDGIIALDTHFVVEMMNVLGPIDAYGTTFTTEIDPDCQCAQIIHELEKYADQPVSYERGSRKDIIGVLMKQMMDKAFNAPKSTWPKLLETTVDSLRQKHLLLEFETPETQKAVERVNFAGRLHEYDGDYLHINESNLGGAKSNLYIEEKVKQKVEKGKDDNITKKVTIEYRYPRRMDNCNLERKGGLCLAGIYRDWIRIYVPKGSTLVSSSGTEVALTASEDLGKTVFEGFFTLRPEGTAKIELEYTVPIKPDGDYKLLIQKQPGIEGHTYEVDAFGKKQKAFPLDTDKELVVKH from the coding sequence ATGAGAAGAAGACTAACTATAATTATTCTCCTGGTCGTCGTAATACTAGGAATTTTTGCGATTTTGACAGCAATTTCTGCAAGACGTGCCGCGAAAACCGCCAGACAAGCAGTTAGCGCATTGCAGCTTCAGGATCTCGATGCCAGCAAAGCCTATTTAAAAGACGCTAAAAGCCAGTTTCAAACCACACAAAAGTTTTTGATAGTATTTACGCCACTAAGAGTAATTCCGTTAGTCGGATGGTATGTGGCTGACGCTCAAAGAGGCGTAAATGCCGCAGTTCACGGTATGGACGCTGCTATTACTTTGACAGACGCGATCACCCCATACGCCGACGTGTTGGGATTAAAGGGCGAAGGAACCTTCCTTGGGGGAACAGCTCAAGAGAGACTCGCAAGCGCGGTCGAAACACTATCGCTTGTTTCCCCTCAGCTCGACCAAGTAGGTGAAGATTTGCAAAAGGCAAGAAAAGACGTCGACAAAATCGAACCCTGGCGCTATCCAAACTTCCTTCCTGGCAGACCAGGGGAAAAAGTAGCCCTAGCAAGAACTACAGTCGACCAGCTCGAATCACTAATTGTCGACACCAAACCGCTTCTCGAAGTTCTACCCCAGATAATGGGCCAGGACGCGGAAAGAAAGTATCTCGTTCTTTTCCAAAACGACAAGGAGTTGAGGCCTACAGGAGGGTTCATAACAGCATACGCCGTCTTTAGGGTAAACAAAGGCTTAATCGAATCAGAAGCTTCCGACGACATATACAAACTCGACAACACGCTGCTCAAAAGAATACCCGCGCCGGCGCCGATACAGCAATACTTAAACGTCAACACGCTCAATCTTCGTGATTCAAATCTTTCACCAGATTACAAGCTTTCAATGAATGAATTTAAAACGCTCTACGATTCAACTTCGGACCCCAAAGAAATTGACGGCATAATCGCGCTTGATACTCACTTCGTCGTAGAAATGATGAATGTTTTGGGACCAATAGACGCGTACGGCACAACGTTCACGACCGAAATTGACCCCGATTGCCAGTGTGCTCAGATAATTCACGAACTCGAAAAATACGCGGACCAGCCTGTTTCGTACGAACGTGGTTCCAGAAAAGACATTATTGGAGTTTTAATGAAGCAAATGATGGACAAGGCATTTAACGCTCCAAAATCCACATGGCCGAAACTTCTTGAAACAACAGTGGATTCGCTCAGGCAAAAACACCTTTTGTTAGAGTTCGAAACCCCCGAAACTCAGAAGGCAGTAGAAAGAGTTAATTTTGCGGGCAGGCTTCACGAATACGACGGCGATTACTTGCACATTAACGAATCCAATCTTGGCGGAGCAAAATCCAATCTTTATATCGAAGAAAAAGTTAAACAGAAAGTAGAAAAAGGCAAAGATGACAACATCACTAAAAAAGTGACTATCGAGTATAGGTATCCAAGAAGAATGGATAACTGTAATTTGGAGAGAAAAGGCGGGCTTTGTTTGGCGGGTATCTACCGTGATTGGATCAGAATCTATGTGCCAAAAGGATCAACTCTTGTAAGCTCTTCCGGAACAGAGGTTGCGCTGACCGCGTCGGAAGACCTCGGCAAAACAGTGTTTGAGGGCTTCTTTACGCTAAGGCCAGAAGGAACCGCCAAAATCGAACTCGAGTATACAGTTCCTATCAAGCCGGATGGCGATTACAAACTCCTTATCCAAAAGCAGCCCGGTATCGAAGGCCACACCTACGAAGTCGACGCTTTCGGCAAAAAGCAAAAAGCCTTCCCCCTCGACACGGACAAAGAGCTCGTCGTCAAACACTAA
- a CDS encoding HAD-IIB family hydrolase: MNPERAWLFDVDGVITNPEQKIVTEPQIIDEIAKRLQDGEPVALVTGRSLDFMKERVITPLRGKVNVGGLQNFLAVGEKGGVWITYDENGQENETVDVSITVPQELQDDVRALMESEFSELMFFDSTKRTMISTEMKDGVSLEDYHKQQGKLNGRLEELVQKYGLSDDLEVDTTTIATDIQNKHVGKDFAARRVLSWVQERGINPQMFITLGDSRSDIPMAQEVHNQGKAVTLVFVGKEDDKKHVRDMKLPFRVVTSQENYEKGTLEYLSSQD; this comes from the coding sequence ATGAATCCAGAACGAGCGTGGCTATTTGATGTTGATGGCGTGATAACCAATCCGGAGCAAAAAATAGTCACCGAACCGCAAATTATTGATGAAATAGCAAAACGACTGCAAGATGGTGAACCTGTCGCTCTTGTTACCGGTCGCTCTTTGGACTTTATGAAAGAAAGAGTGATAACGCCTCTCAGGGGAAAAGTAAACGTAGGGGGCCTGCAAAATTTTCTAGCAGTCGGTGAGAAAGGTGGAGTATGGATAACATACGATGAAAACGGCCAAGAAAATGAAACAGTCGACGTAAGCATTACGGTACCACAAGAACTTCAAGACGATGTTAGAGCTCTAATGGAAAGCGAGTTCTCAGAACTTATGTTTTTCGACAGCACTAAAAGAACCATGATTTCAACCGAAATGAAAGACGGCGTAAGCCTTGAGGATTATCACAAGCAACAGGGAAAGCTAAATGGGAGGTTAGAAGAATTAGTTCAAAAATATGGGCTCTCGGACGACCTTGAAGTCGACACCACAACGATTGCAACCGATATCCAAAACAAACACGTGGGTAAAGATTTTGCCGCAAGACGCGTACTTTCTTGGGTTCAGGAAAGAGGGATTAACCCACAAATGTTTATTACTCTTGGCGACAGTAGAAGCGACATTCCTATGGCCCAAGAAGTTCACAATCAGGGGAAAGCTGTAACACTTGTTTTTGTAGGTAAAGAGGACGACAAAAAACACGTCCGAGACATGAAATTGCCGTTTCGAGTTGTAACCTCTCAAGAAAATTACGAAAAGGGAACCTTAGAGTATCTTTCTTCTCAAGATTAG
- a CDS encoding aspartyl protease family protein — MKFPYYKLGPDLLPWIEAKIKNEDKEKTFIFLVDSGADYSIFGPEIAEFLEVNIKKGRRIKTGGLGGSANTYYFEDIEIDVGGESFPIIAGFIKDRVMDGQTAGILGRQGFFDYFKVCIDEKNAEINLEPR; from the coding sequence ATGAAGTTCCCTTACTATAAATTAGGTCCCGACTTACTTCCCTGGATAGAGGCAAAAATAAAAAACGAAGACAAAGAAAAAACGTTTATCTTTCTTGTCGATTCTGGCGCCGACTACAGCATCTTCGGTCCAGAAATCGCCGAATTTTTAGAAGTAAACATTAAAAAGGGAAGACGCATTAAAACAGGTGGCTTGGGAGGTTCCGCTAACACGTATTACTTTGAAGACATAGAAATTGACGTAGGCGGAGAAAGCTTCCCAATAATTGCCGGTTTTATTAAGGACAGAGTAATGGATGGTCAAACTGCAGGCATTTTAGGCAGGCAAGGCTTCTTCGATTATTTCAAAGTTTGCATCGACGAAAAAAACGCCGAAATCAATCTCGAACCTCGATAA
- the recO gene encoding DNA repair protein RecO — MYQRTEAIVLRRRNFAEADRIVTFYTRDFGKITAIAKGVRRPRSRKAGHLELGNWCKVFVARGRNLDLLTEVELKQSFGIADFTEDKANRIYHLLEIVESLTPEAQRNQRVYFLLLAFLKEIQDKEDFNLISSVFKIKILSSLGFFSTKSLGESKTKDVIAILESENLKTIRDHVNLSADSHLKLMSFLDSIIENLTQTKLKTAKYL; from the coding sequence ATGTACCAGCGCACAGAAGCAATAGTGCTTAGGCGCCGAAATTTCGCAGAAGCAGACAGAATAGTCACCTTTTATACTAGAGATTTTGGCAAAATTACAGCGATTGCAAAAGGCGTCCGCAGACCCAGATCTAGAAAAGCAGGACACTTGGAACTTGGCAATTGGTGCAAAGTATTTGTAGCTCGTGGCAGAAACCTGGATCTTTTAACAGAAGTCGAACTGAAACAATCTTTTGGAATTGCCGACTTTACGGAAGATAAAGCAAACAGAATCTATCACCTCTTGGAAATAGTCGAAAGCCTAACACCAGAAGCACAGAGAAATCAGCGCGTTTATTTCCTCCTGCTGGCCTTTTTAAAAGAAATTCAAGACAAAGAAGATTTTAATTTAATATCAAGCGTTTTCAAGATCAAAATTCTCTCAAGCCTTGGATTCTTCTCTACCAAATCACTCGGCGAATCAAAAACAAAAGACGTTATTGCGATACTCGAAAGCGAGAACCTAAAAACTATAAGAGATCACGTAAATCTTTCCGCAGATTCACATTTGAAACTTATGTCGTTTCTTGATAGCATAATTGAAAACCTCACTCAAACCAAACTTAAAACAGCAAAATATCTATAA
- a CDS encoding glycine--tRNA ligase, with amino-acid sequence MAEKSESNLMEKIVSLAKRRGFVYPGSEIYGGLAGTWDYGPLGVELKNNIKRNFWQSMVYDRTDVVGLDAAILMNPKAWEASGHVKAFADPLVECKVCHERFRQDQEDEIKAHEASHKDKKVEWTEPKQFNLLVEAKLGVVEGEKSKVYLRGEITQGVHVNFKNVLDSTRTQIPFGIAQIGKAFRNEITPGNFIFRSREFEQMELQFYVKPEESEKWYNYWKEERMKWYQDLGISKEKLRFRQHAEDERAHYAKDAWDIEYDSPFGWKEFEGIHNRGDWDLSQHQKHSGVSMEYFDQEKNERYLPWIIETSGGVDRATLFLLIDAYTKDGERVYLKLNPKLAPYKAAVFPLLANKPDLVKKAREIYSELKTHNSLLPIAWDDRGNIGKRYFSQDEIGTPYAITVDFQTLEDNMVTIRDRDTAKQERIKVENLKEELLRRLQ; translated from the coding sequence ATGGCCGAGAAATCTGAATCAAATTTAATGGAAAAAATTGTTTCCCTCGCAAAGCGCCGAGGGTTCGTTTATCCCGGCTCTGAAATTTATGGCGGCCTGGCCGGTACCTGGGATTACGGCCCGCTTGGGGTCGAGCTTAAAAATAATATTAAAAGGAATTTTTGGCAAAGTATGGTTTACGACCGAACGGATGTAGTCGGACTCGACGCTGCGATTCTGATGAATCCAAAAGCCTGGGAAGCATCTGGTCACGTCAAAGCTTTTGCCGATCCGCTTGTTGAATGCAAAGTTTGCCATGAGAGGTTTCGTCAGGACCAGGAAGACGAGATAAAAGCCCACGAAGCAAGCCATAAAGACAAGAAAGTCGAGTGGACGGAGCCAAAGCAATTTAATCTTCTAGTCGAAGCCAAGCTGGGGGTTGTCGAAGGCGAAAAATCAAAAGTTTATCTCCGAGGAGAGATCACACAAGGGGTCCACGTCAACTTTAAGAACGTTCTTGACTCTACCCGTACGCAAATTCCCTTCGGTATCGCCCAAATTGGTAAGGCTTTTAGAAATGAAATCACACCTGGTAATTTCATTTTCCGGTCCCGCGAGTTCGAACAAATGGAGCTTCAATTTTACGTCAAACCCGAAGAATCAGAAAAATGGTATAACTATTGGAAAGAAGAACGAATGAAATGGTATCAAGACCTCGGGATCAGCAAAGAAAAATTGAGATTTCGTCAACACGCAGAAGATGAGCGAGCTCATTACGCGAAAGACGCCTGGGATATTGAATATGATTCCCCTTTTGGTTGGAAGGAGTTCGAAGGTATACACAATAGAGGAGACTGGGATCTTTCTCAGCACCAAAAGCATTCTGGCGTTAGCATGGAATACTTCGACCAGGAGAAAAATGAACGATATTTGCCATGGATTATAGAAACTTCCGGAGGAGTAGACCGCGCGACCCTCTTCCTTCTAATAGATGCATACACCAAAGACGGTGAGCGAGTGTATCTAAAACTAAACCCCAAGCTCGCGCCTTATAAAGCAGCCGTTTTTCCTCTCCTTGCAAACAAGCCCGATCTTGTTAAAAAAGCTAGGGAAATCTACTCAGAACTCAAAACTCACAACTCATTACTCCCTATTGCCTGGGACGATAGGGGAAACATTGGCAAACGCTACTTTTCTCAAGACGAAATCGGCACACCATACGCAATCACCGTAGATTTCCAAACTCTTGAGGATAACATGGTAACCATCAGAGATCGCGATACTGCAAAACAGGAAAGAATAAAAGTAGAAAATCTCAAAGAAGAACTTTTAAGGCGGCTTCAGTAA
- a CDS encoding cell division/cell wall cluster transcriptional repressor MraZ, protein MFLGSYRPSFNNLTRRIALPKKIRDYLATSEVILSFGFEKCIFGFDIKTWEKESEKRLGDPITERSARDVRRFFFSSAKHIRLDYQGRLVIPSDLLDYAKIQKPVIVGAGDHFEIWEEESWGGEIRRLQKVK, encoded by the coding sequence ATGTTTCTGGGCAGCTATAGACCTTCATTCAACAATTTAACTCGAAGGATCGCTTTACCGAAAAAAATACGTGACTATCTTGCGACAAGTGAAGTTATTCTATCTTTCGGCTTCGAAAAATGCATTTTCGGCTTCGATATCAAAACTTGGGAAAAAGAGTCTGAAAAAAGGCTTGGAGACCCCATTACAGAACGAAGCGCTCGGGATGTTCGTCGTTTCTTTTTCTCCTCAGCCAAGCATATCAGACTTGACTATCAGGGCCGCCTTGTCATTCCTAGCGATTTACTGGACTATGCAAAGATCCAAAAGCCAGTAATAGTTGGAGCCGGAGATCATTTCGAAATCTGGGAAGAAGAAAGCTGGGGAGGAGAGATAAGGAGGCTCCAAAAGGTAAAGTGA
- the rsmH gene encoding 16S rRNA (cytosine(1402)-N(4))-methyltransferase RsmH: MTRPRPYQASEVYHKPVLLQEVIDFLNPKAGTRFIDATLGGAGHAQELTKRGAEVLGIDRDPDSLEFARSKQIPALTIERGNFADIGEIAKRSGFDQIDGILFDLGVSSNQLDNAQRGFSFTKEGPLDMRMDPNLTVRASDIINNFDERRLSEIFKTYGQEKFSRSIANAICSARQVGPIETTTELAEIVKRAIPRGVRREKIHKATRTFQALRIVVNSELLNLEQALPQTPDLIRPGGRLVVISFHSLEDAIVKRFFKQEKQFKILTKNPIGPQDEEIEENPRSRSAKLRAGEKI; encoded by the coding sequence ATGACAAGGCCGAGGCCTTATCAGGCCTCGGAAGTTTATCACAAGCCTGTACTTTTACAAGAAGTAATAGATTTTTTAAACCCAAAAGCTGGTACTAGGTTTATCGACGCGACCTTAGGCGGAGCAGGACACGCACAGGAGTTAACTAAAAGAGGAGCGGAAGTTCTAGGAATAGACCGAGATCCGGATTCACTTGAGTTTGCAAGATCAAAGCAAATACCAGCGTTAACGATTGAAAGAGGCAATTTTGCGGACATTGGCGAAATTGCAAAAAGATCAGGGTTTGACCAAATAGACGGAATACTTTTCGATCTGGGAGTATCCAGCAACCAGCTGGATAACGCACAACGGGGGTTTAGCTTTACAAAAGAAGGCCCCTTAGACATGAGGATGGACCCAAATTTAACTGTTAGAGCATCTGACATTATTAATAATTTTGATGAAAGGAGACTGAGTGAAATCTTTAAGACGTATGGTCAGGAAAAGTTTAGTCGGTCAATTGCTAATGCTATTTGCAGCGCCCGTCAAGTAGGACCAATTGAAACGACGACAGAACTGGCTGAGATTGTAAAAAGAGCGATACCTAGAGGTGTAAGAAGAGAAAAAATTCATAAGGCAACACGAACGTTTCAGGCGTTAAGAATAGTAGTAAATAGCGAACTTTTAAATTTAGAACAAGCTTTACCGCAGACGCCAGATCTAATTAGACCGGGAGGCCGATTGGTAGTTATTAGTTTTCACTCGCTTGAAGATGCAATAGTCAAACGATTCTTCAAGCAAGAAAAACAATTTAAAATCTTGACAAAAAACCCAATCGGCCCCCAAGACGAAGAAATAGAAGAAAATCCGCGCTCAAGAAGCGCCAAACTCCGAGCCGGAGAAAAGATATAA
- a CDS encoding penicillin-binding protein 2: MDRIGVLKIVIFFVAAVIVARFFYWQFLSDIAQANNISTSQDEIPAERGQIFASDNFPIVANQQAFLLFAKTREIENPQKAAKELAPFLISEKYATGEANLNDDEKKERDAEIEAKEKEVEKSLTNTSLSWVQLGRKISLDIKGKIEGKSIKGLGFERDEKRLYPEASMAAQLLGFVGSDKFGNDTGYFGLEGFYDRRLRGKPGRLGQESDPMGLPILVGNYRAIRPEKGSSLYLSIDRTIQFIVERNLRLATEKYGAKDGTVIIADPKSGQIIAMATYPTYEPALRAEFDEKLYKNPAVADTYEPGSTFKLITMAAAIDLSLVEPNTKCDVCSGPRQISGYEISTWNKKYYPNSTMTEVIQHSDNVGMTFVAEKLGVEKFTSYIKRFGFGTQTGIGLQEESPGNIRGQDEWRPIDLATASFGQGIAVTPIQMVQAVSAIANGGELIAPSLVTKIKDGDKEEVVNPKDKKKVISPKTAALITEMMVNAVENGETKAFVPKGYRIAGKTGTAQIPVSGHYDPNKTIASFIGFAPANDPRFVMLVRFTEPSSSPFGSETAAPTFFKIAGEVFNYLGIASSQ, encoded by the coding sequence ATGGACAGAATAGGAGTCTTAAAGATCGTCATCTTCTTTGTGGCTGCGGTAATCGTTGCAAGATTTTTCTATTGGCAATTCCTTTCCGACATCGCACAAGCAAACAACATTTCAACTAGCCAAGACGAAATTCCCGCAGAACGAGGACAGATATTCGCAAGCGACAATTTCCCGATAGTCGCCAACCAACAAGCCTTTCTACTTTTTGCGAAGACTCGGGAGATAGAAAATCCGCAAAAAGCAGCCAAAGAACTCGCGCCTTTTTTGATATCTGAAAAATACGCCACAGGTGAAGCGAACTTAAACGATGACGAAAAGAAAGAAAGAGACGCTGAAATTGAAGCAAAAGAAAAAGAAGTAGAAAAGTCCCTTACAAACACAAGCTTGTCATGGGTACAGCTCGGCAGGAAAATCTCTCTTGACATTAAAGGGAAAATTGAAGGCAAGTCTATTAAAGGCCTCGGTTTTGAAAGGGACGAAAAGAGGCTTTATCCGGAAGCTTCGATGGCTGCTCAACTATTAGGCTTTGTGGGTTCTGACAAATTCGGCAACGACACAGGATACTTTGGACTCGAAGGATTTTATGATAGACGTCTTCGGGGCAAGCCCGGAAGGTTAGGGCAGGAGAGTGACCCCATGGGACTGCCGATCCTCGTTGGAAACTATCGCGCCATCAGGCCGGAAAAGGGCTCTTCCCTCTATCTAAGTATAGACAGAACAATTCAGTTTATCGTCGAGCGCAATTTAAGACTCGCAACCGAAAAATATGGCGCCAAAGACGGAACAGTAATAATCGCCGACCCAAAAAGTGGACAAATAATTGCAATGGCAACTTATCCGACCTACGAACCTGCTCTTAGAGCCGAATTTGACGAAAAACTATATAAGAATCCGGCGGTTGCCGATACTTACGAGCCTGGATCTACCTTTAAGTTGATAACGATGGCAGCAGCTATTGATTTATCCCTCGTCGAGCCAAATACAAAATGCGACGTCTGTTCTGGCCCGCGCCAAATTTCAGGTTACGAAATATCTACTTGGAATAAAAAGTACTATCCCAATTCGACAATGACAGAAGTAATTCAACATTCTGACAACGTTGGCATGACATTTGTTGCTGAAAAGTTAGGCGTCGAGAAATTCACAAGCTACATCAAAAGGTTTGGATTTGGAACTCAAACGGGAATAGGCCTACAGGAAGAATCACCAGGAAATATAAGAGGCCAAGACGAGTGGAGGCCCATCGATCTCGCAACGGCTTCTTTTGGACAGGGAATCGCCGTCACGCCCATCCAGATGGTGCAAGCAGTATCTGCAATCGCCAATGGAGGAGAATTAATTGCACCCTCTCTAGTCACTAAGATTAAAGATGGCGACAAAGAAGAAGTGGTGAATCCAAAAGACAAGAAGAAGGTAATTTCTCCCAAGACAGCCGCCCTCATTACCGAAATGATGGTCAACGCCGTTGAAAACGGAGAAACAAAAGCCTTTGTCCCTAAAGGTTATAGAATCGCTGGTAAAACTGGAACCGCGCAAATTCCAGTCTCTGGGCACTACGACCCAAACAAAACAATTGCCAGTTTTATTGGATTTGCTCCCGCGAACGACCCTCGCTTTGTCATGTTGGTCCGTTTTACAGAACCTTCCTCGTCACCATTTGGTTCCGAAACTGCAGCGCCAACATTTTTCAAAATCGCGGGAGAAGTATTTAACTATTTGGGAATTGCATCTTCACAATGA
- a CDS encoding DUF5652 family protein codes for MDLIFNSYTHLSPATGLLFLLITLWSMFWKGVALWHAANLGQKYWFIAMLILNTLGILEIIFLFKFAKRKMTVAKLRSDVQSFFRNLSSKS; via the coding sequence ATGGATTTAATTTTTAACAGTTACACTCACTTGTCTCCGGCAACCGGTTTACTTTTTCTCCTAATTACACTTTGGTCAATGTTTTGGAAAGGAGTTGCACTTTGGCACGCTGCAAATCTCGGCCAAAAATATTGGTTTATCGCGATGCTGATTTTAAACACTCTCGGAATCTTAGAAATTATTTTCCTTTTCAAATTTGCAAAGAGAAAAATGACAGTAGCGAAACTCCGCAGTGACGTACAAAGCTTCTTCCGAAACTTATCCTCAAAAAGCTAG
- a CDS encoding UDP-N-acetylmuramoyl-L-alanyl-D-glutamate--2,6-diaminopimelate ligase, with protein MRNLAARAAFLLEKHCPVKYNQEYMWQKIKNIYHLLQAFTAAVFFRFPSKDLVIIGVTGTDGKTTTVNMIYHILKEDGKRVSMVSSVGAKIGSSDTDTGFHVSTPSSWNVQRLINNAKSAGSEFFVMEATSHGLDQNRLAFVNFTVAVLTNITSEHMDYHKNFPNYVSAKSKLFKNVKFSVLNVDDKSYNAVKKNADGKVISYSLKNKGDYNLKNLPLSLTVPGDYNLHNALAASSACIALGLSKQQVTKSLKTFAGVTGRMQEVKLGQDFKVFIDFAHTPNSLGKVLTHLNSTKSQGEKLVAVFGAAGQRDRTKRKTMGEVADKIADVIVLTSEDPRDEDPEEIAKEIAAGIKNKKMGKDLFIVKDRKEAIEKAVDLVKPGDIIGIFGKGHEKSFSVGGHELPWDDVEIASEIIKRKIK; from the coding sequence ATTCGTAACTTAGCCGCCCGCGCGGCTTTTCTTTTAGAAAAACACTGCCCAGTCAAGTATAATCAAGAATACATGTGGCAAAAAATTAAAAACATTTACCACCTACTTCAAGCATTTACAGCTGCGGTTTTTTTTAGATTCCCTTCCAAAGATTTAGTAATAATTGGTGTAACGGGAACCGACGGAAAAACAACAACCGTCAATATGATTTACCATATCCTCAAAGAAGATGGCAAGAGAGTTTCTATGGTCTCTTCAGTTGGCGCAAAAATCGGAAGTAGTGATACCGACACAGGTTTCCATGTATCAACACCGTCTTCTTGGAATGTTCAAAGGTTAATCAACAACGCCAAGTCCGCCGGCAGTGAATTTTTCGTTATGGAAGCAACGTCTCATGGGCTGGACCAAAACCGGCTTGCCTTTGTTAACTTTACCGTTGCTGTTTTAACAAACATCACAAGCGAACACATGGACTACCACAAGAACTTTCCAAATTACGTGAGCGCAAAGTCGAAACTTTTTAAAAATGTAAAATTTTCCGTCCTCAACGTGGACGATAAATCGTACAATGCCGTCAAAAAAAACGCGGACGGCAAAGTGATTTCCTATTCTCTTAAAAACAAAGGTGACTACAATTTAAAAAACTTACCGCTAAGCCTTACTGTCCCTGGCGACTACAACCTGCACAACGCGCTTGCTGCGTCGTCTGCTTGCATCGCGCTCGGTCTATCAAAGCAGCAGGTTACCAAAAGTCTTAAAACATTCGCTGGCGTGACCGGAAGGATGCAAGAGGTAAAACTTGGACAAGACTTCAAAGTCTTTATCGACTTTGCCCATACGCCGAATTCGCTAGGGAAAGTCTTAACTCACCTTAATTCGACTAAGAGCCAAGGAGAAAAACTCGTCGCTGTTTTTGGCGCGGCAGGTCAAAGAGATAGAACGAAACGAAAGACTATGGGGGAAGTTGCGGACAAGATCGCCGATGTCATAGTTCTGACATCAGAAGATCCAAGAGATGAAGATCCCGAAGAAATTGCCAAAGAGATTGCCGCTGGAATTAAAAATAAAAAAATGGGCAAAGATTTATTTATTGTTAAAGACAGAAAAGAAGCAATCGAGAAAGCCGTTGACCTTGTAAAACCCGGAGACATTATTGGGATATTTGGCAAAGGCCACGAAAAGAGTTTCAGTGTTGGAGGCCACGAACTCCCTTGGGACGACGTTGAAATTGCAAGTGAAATAATAAAAAGGAAAATTAAATGA